Proteins encoded together in one Cicer arietinum cultivar CDC Frontier isolate Library 1 chromosome 4, Cicar.CDCFrontier_v2.0, whole genome shotgun sequence window:
- the LOC101503397 gene encoding DNA mismatch repair protein MSH1, mitochondrial-like: MSFVDLLLQDGKPPDKNCEMKIVGLLPYLFNLAEGGAVHNTIDMQSLFLLTGANGGGKSSLLRSICAAALLGICGLTVRAESALIPYFDSIMLHTKSYDSPADHKSSFQVEMSELRSIITRTTQRSLVLVDEICRGTEAAKGTCIAGSIIETLDSIGCLGIVSTHLHEIFTLPLNIKNTVHKAMGTTCIDGQTKPTWKLTDGICTESIAFETSKREGIAEIVIKRAEDLYVSLC, encoded by the exons ATGAGCTTTGTTGATCTGTTGTTGCAGGATGGGAAGCCGCCGGACAAAAACTGTGAGATGAAGATAGTTGGTTTATTACCATATTTGTTCAACTTGGCAGAAGGAGGCGCTGTGCATAATACTATTGATATGCAATCATTGTTTCTATTGACAGGAGCAAATGGTGGTGGTAAATCAAGTTTGCTTCGGTCAATTTGTGCTGCTGCACTACTTGGGATATGTGGACTTACGGTTCGTGCTGAATCAGCTCTGATTCCATATTTTGACTCCATCATGCTTCATACGAAGTCATATGATAGTCCAGCTGATCACAAAAGTTCATTTCAG GTGGAGATGTCTGAACTTCGATCCATCATTACTAGAACCACCCAAAGGAGCCTTGTGCTTGTTGATGAAATATGCCGAGGAACAGAAGCTGCAAAAGGGACTTGTATTGCAGGCAGCATCATTGAAACTCTTGATAGTATTGGCTGTCTAGGTATTGTATCTACTCACTTGCACGAAATATTTACCTTGCCGCTTAACATCAAGAACACTGTGCACAAAGCAATGGGCACCACTTGCATTGATGGACAAACAAAACCTACTTGGAAGCTGACAGATGGTATTTGTACAGAAAGTATTGCTTTTGAAACTTCCAAAAGGGAAGGAATTGCCGAGATTGTTATCAAAAGAGCTGAAGATCTTTATGTCAGTTTATGCTAA